One segment of Streptomyces sp. XD-27 DNA contains the following:
- a CDS encoding DUF397 domain-containing protein: MKNTEIHWKKSSFSSGGDGGQCIELAATADGILMRESDEPATVVTTSRDEFRALVLGVKAGEFDHLT; encoded by the coding sequence GTGAAGAACACCGAAATCCATTGGAAGAAGTCGTCCTTCTCCAGCGGAGGGGACGGCGGCCAATGCATCGAACTGGCCGCGACCGCTGACGGCATCCTCATGCGGGAAAGCGATGAACCCGCCACCGTCGTGACCACGAGCCGCGACGAGTTCCGGGCGCTCGTGCTCGGCGTCAAGGCGGGGGAGTTCGACCACCTGACCTGA
- a CDS encoding helix-turn-helix transcriptional regulator: MPARDQPTARQARLGAELRKLREAAGMSSAEAAASLGWERPRVSHIESGRHGVSGERVRHLASHYSARDTAYIDALAAMADERSTGWWKEFRDILTASALDLAELEHHARYVRVIELLIVPGLLQTEDYARAVFDRAITQRPAAAVDAAVRHRMARRRILERSSPTDLEVFLHESALHMRYGSRSVMRAQIEFLCEAADWPTASIRLIPFEAEGITSSIQSLTYAGGPVPQLDTVQVDNAFDGAFLDADAQLGKYRALIEHVEKISLSAGDSKKLMRAAAREL, encoded by the coding sequence ATGCCTGCACGCGACCAACCCACCGCACGTCAGGCGCGGTTGGGTGCGGAGTTGCGGAAGCTTCGGGAAGCGGCGGGCATGTCCAGCGCGGAGGCCGCCGCGTCGCTGGGCTGGGAGCGCCCACGGGTCAGCCACATCGAGTCGGGTCGGCATGGCGTCAGCGGAGAGCGGGTCCGGCACCTGGCCTCGCACTACTCCGCGCGGGACACCGCCTACATCGATGCGCTGGCCGCCATGGCGGACGAGCGCAGCACGGGGTGGTGGAAGGAGTTCCGCGACATCCTGACGGCCAGCGCCCTCGACCTGGCGGAACTGGAGCACCATGCGCGCTATGTGCGCGTCATCGAGCTGCTCATCGTCCCGGGGCTGCTCCAGACCGAGGATTACGCTCGCGCGGTATTCGACCGCGCCATCACCCAGCGACCGGCAGCGGCAGTCGACGCGGCCGTCCGGCACCGGATGGCGCGGCGCCGCATCCTTGAGCGGTCGTCTCCGACAGACCTTGAAGTCTTCCTGCACGAGTCGGCGCTGCACATGCGATACGGAAGCCGTAGCGTCATGCGCGCGCAGATCGAGTTCCTCTGCGAGGCCGCAGACTGGCCGACGGCGTCCATCCGGCTCATCCCGTTCGAGGCCGAGGGGATCACGTCGTCGATCCAGTCTCTTACGTACGCGGGCGGACCCGTCCCCCAGCTGGATACAGTCCAGGTGGACAATGCCTTCGATGGCGCGTTTCTGGATGCCGACGCTCAGCTCGGCAAGTACCGCGCGCTCATCGAGCACGTTGAAAAGATTTCGCTCAGTGCCGGCGATTCGAAGAAGCTGATGCGCGCCGCTGCGCGGGAACTGTGA
- a CDS encoding succinic semialdehyde dehydrogenase — MTDSQDSATTAPADGTADATPADGNPVAAPGTRTAADVVTPDLVARLTRGVVGSGSTANHSPFTGEKLADLPESTPEDVATAFARAREAQRAWAALPVRRRAAVLLRFHDLLLGRQSEILDIVQLETGKTRLHAHEEIQAVAVAARHYGRKAPEYLRPKAHVGVVPVLTKVTELRRPRGVVGQIVPWNYPLELSIGDAIPAFVSGNAVVMKPDTQTALTALWARQLMIEAGLPAEVWQVVIGEGPVVGPAVVAGADYVSFTGSTRTGREVAQSAAARLVGCSLELGGKNAMLVLRDADLDKAAEGAVRGCFSSAGQLCISIERLYVHESVADDFLRRFAARTRALRLGTALAYGAEMGSLVSARQLETVTRHVEEAVAKGATVVAGGRARPDIGPLFYEPTILDGVEAPMAVCTEETFGPVVSLYRFGDEDEAVELANATPYGLNASVWTKDGRRGRAVAARLRTGTVNVNESFAAAYASVRAPMGGMGDSGLGRRHGSEGILKFTEAQTVAHQRLLPLAPSFGLTDEKYAAFMTRSLRAMKALRLR; from the coding sequence ATGACGGACTCGCAGGACAGCGCCACCACCGCACCCGCCGACGGCACCGCTGACGCCACGCCCGCCGACGGCAACCCGGTCGCCGCCCCCGGCACCCGCACCGCCGCCGACGTCGTCACCCCCGACCTGGTCGCCCGGCTCACCCGCGGTGTCGTCGGCAGTGGCAGCACCGCCAACCACTCCCCGTTCACCGGGGAGAAGCTCGCCGACCTGCCCGAGTCCACCCCCGAGGACGTGGCCACCGCCTTCGCCCGCGCCCGCGAGGCGCAGCGGGCATGGGCCGCGCTGCCCGTCCGCCGCCGCGCCGCCGTCCTGCTGCGCTTCCACGACCTCCTGCTCGGCCGCCAGTCGGAGATCCTGGACATCGTGCAGCTGGAGACCGGCAAGACCCGGCTGCACGCCCACGAGGAGATCCAGGCCGTCGCGGTCGCGGCCCGCCACTACGGCCGCAAGGCCCCGGAGTATCTGCGGCCCAAGGCCCACGTCGGCGTCGTACCGGTCCTCACCAAGGTCACTGAGCTCCGCCGGCCGCGCGGCGTCGTCGGCCAGATCGTGCCGTGGAACTACCCGCTGGAGCTGTCCATCGGGGACGCCATCCCCGCCTTCGTCTCGGGCAACGCCGTCGTGATGAAGCCCGACACCCAGACCGCGCTGACCGCGCTGTGGGCCCGTCAGCTGATGATCGAGGCCGGGCTGCCCGCCGAGGTGTGGCAGGTCGTCATCGGCGAAGGACCGGTCGTCGGCCCGGCCGTCGTCGCCGGCGCCGACTACGTCTCCTTCACCGGCTCCACCCGCACCGGCCGCGAGGTCGCCCAGTCGGCCGCCGCCCGGCTGGTCGGCTGCTCCCTCGAACTCGGCGGCAAGAACGCCATGCTGGTGCTGCGCGACGCCGACCTCGACAAGGCCGCCGAGGGCGCGGTCCGCGGCTGCTTCTCCTCCGCCGGCCAGCTGTGCATCTCCATCGAGCGGCTGTACGTGCACGAGTCGGTCGCCGACGACTTCCTCCGCCGCTTCGCCGCCCGCACCCGGGCGCTGAGGCTCGGCACGGCCCTCGCGTACGGCGCGGAGATGGGATCGCTGGTCTCCGCACGCCAGCTGGAGACCGTCACCCGCCATGTCGAGGAGGCTGTCGCCAAGGGCGCCACGGTGGTCGCGGGCGGCCGCGCCCGGCCCGACATCGGCCCGCTGTTCTACGAGCCGACCATCCTCGACGGCGTCGAGGCGCCGATGGCCGTGTGCACCGAGGAGACCTTCGGCCCGGTGGTCTCGCTCTACCGGTTCGGCGACGAGGACGAGGCCGTCGAGCTGGCCAACGCGACCCCGTACGGTCTCAACGCCAGTGTCTGGACCAAGGACGGCCGCCGCGGCCGCGCCGTCGCGGCCCGGCTGCGCACCGGCACGGTCAACGTCAACGAGTCCTTCGCCGCCGCCTACGCCAGCGTGCGCGCCCCGATGGGCGGCATGGGCGACTCCGGTCTCGGCCGCCGGCACGGCTCGGAGGGCATCCTCAAGTTCACCGAGGCGCAGACCGTCGCCCACCAGCGGCTGCTGCCGCTGGCGCCGTCGTTCGGCCTGACCGACGAGAAGTACGCCGCGTTCATGACCCGCAGCCTGCGCGCGATGAAGGCACTCCGCCTGCGCTGA
- a CDS encoding serine/threonine-protein kinase: MSTYGGENGPLLAGRYRLVSRLGRGGMGTVWRAVDDLLGREVAVKELHQADEGLSGLDAQLRRERTLREARTLAQLKHPNVIVLHDVVEQDGRPWIVMELVDGQSLADRLAAQGPVGPREAARIVIALLDALRVAHACGVLHRDIKPANVLMEAGTGRVVLTDFGIAQVSGVTTITDTGSFVGSPEYTAPERMAGRRTGPESDLWSLGVLLCALVSGESPFHRDSLAGVLHAVAFDEIRPPAAAGPLLPVVQGLLERDWERRLDADATERLLRAYQSTGDTPEMPVHYTPTQYSVPDTPPQPVAPTPPQPFASAPPQPLVPGSPPQPFAPGPSSGASAPSHAASGSSHAASDPSSAAPRSDVADAAYGGTPPRFDLPSSPAPGAVPGPGAASAPAPGPAPGRAGKRPSRTRAALLSAVAVVVLVGAGAGIATLLMDRGDDASDLGGPGARTSGKSTHTSPASPSGGPTTKAKPTRRTKLPSGYTLKTDPLGFQVAVPNDFSRSVEGPRVYYYSPGREFRIGIHAQPKNPKGPLGTTRDADAEGPQNYPGYRAGQVIETEHHGVPAALWAFVWNGAADDGGDRQTFELSWDQGNQMHDVWVSAPVKQKSQGKRYFDIAVQTYSRPGWSN, encoded by the coding sequence ATGAGTACGTACGGGGGCGAGAACGGCCCGCTGCTCGCGGGACGCTACCGGCTGGTGTCGCGGCTCGGCAGAGGCGGCATGGGCACGGTGTGGCGGGCCGTCGACGACCTGCTGGGCCGCGAGGTCGCGGTCAAGGAGCTGCATCAGGCGGACGAGGGGCTGTCCGGGCTGGACGCGCAGCTGCGGCGGGAGCGCACCCTGCGCGAGGCCCGTACGCTCGCGCAGCTCAAGCATCCCAATGTGATCGTCCTGCACGACGTCGTGGAGCAGGACGGCCGTCCGTGGATCGTCATGGAGCTGGTCGACGGGCAGTCGCTGGCCGACCGGCTGGCCGCCCAGGGCCCGGTGGGGCCGCGGGAGGCCGCACGGATCGTGATCGCGCTGCTGGACGCGCTGCGGGTGGCGCACGCCTGCGGAGTGCTGCACCGGGACATCAAGCCCGCCAACGTGCTGATGGAGGCGGGCACCGGCCGGGTGGTGCTCACCGACTTCGGCATCGCGCAGGTCTCCGGCGTCACGACGATCACCGACACCGGGTCCTTCGTCGGCTCGCCCGAGTACACCGCGCCCGAGCGGATGGCGGGCCGCCGCACCGGCCCCGAGTCCGACCTGTGGTCGCTGGGCGTGCTGCTGTGCGCGCTGGTCAGCGGGGAGTCCCCGTTCCACCGCGACTCGCTGGCCGGTGTGCTGCACGCCGTGGCCTTCGACGAGATCCGCCCGCCCGCGGCCGCCGGTCCGCTGCTGCCCGTCGTCCAGGGGCTGTTGGAGCGGGACTGGGAGCGGCGGCTGGACGCGGACGCGACGGAGCGGCTGCTGCGGGCGTACCAGAGCACCGGGGACACCCCTGAGATGCCGGTCCACTACACCCCGACGCAGTACAGCGTCCCGGACACGCCGCCTCAGCCCGTCGCGCCCACGCCTCCGCAGCCGTTCGCGTCCGCGCCTCCGCAGCCCCTTGTGCCGGGCTCGCCTCCGCAGCCCTTCGCGCCGGGCCCGTCGTCCGGGGCTTCGGCCCCGTCGCATGCCGCGTCGGGCTCGTCGCATGCCGCCTCGGACCCGTCCTCGGCCGCGCCGCGGTCGGACGTCGCCGATGCGGCGTACGGCGGCACCCCGCCGCGCTTCGACCTGCCGTCGTCGCCGGCTCCGGGCGCCGTGCCCGGCCCCGGGGCGGCGTCGGCCCCCGCCCCGGGCCCGGCGCCGGGGCGCGCCGGGAAGCGGCCCTCCCGCACCCGTGCCGCCCTGCTCAGCGCCGTCGCCGTCGTCGTCCTGGTGGGCGCGGGCGCCGGGATCGCCACGCTGCTCATGGACCGCGGCGACGACGCGTCCGACCTCGGCGGGCCGGGCGCGCGGACGAGCGGGAAGAGCACCCACACGTCACCGGCCTCGCCGTCGGGCGGGCCGACCACCAAGGCGAAGCCGACCCGGCGGACGAAGCTCCCGAGCGGCTACACCCTGAAGACCGACCCGCTCGGCTTCCAGGTGGCCGTACCCAACGACTTCAGCCGCTCGGTCGAGGGGCCGCGCGTCTACTACTACTCGCCGGGCAGGGAGTTCCGGATCGGCATCCACGCCCAGCCGAAGAACCCCAAGGGCCCGCTCGGGACCACGCGGGATGCCGACGCCGAGGGTCCGCAGAACTACCCGGGTTACCGCGCGGGCCAGGTCATCGAGACCGAGCACCACGGGGTCCCCGCCGCGCTGTGGGCCTTCGTCTGGAACGGCGCCGCCGACGACGGCGGCGACCGGCAGACGTTCGAACTCAGCTGGGACCAGGGGAACCAGATGCACGATGTCTGGGTCTCCGCTCCCGTGAAGCAGAAGAGCCAGGGAAAGCGGTATTTCGACATAGCCGTGCAGACGTACTCCCGGCCCGGCTGGAGCAACTGA
- a CDS encoding winged helix DNA-binding domain-containing protein, whose product MSSPTPHLAPDQRRARLARRHLLAPDRRAATVEEVADALAGLHATDPATVYLAACARLAAPDAGAVDRALYEDVSLVKLLSMRRTLFAVTAGFAPYVGASTARAIAVKERTTALKHLREGVDDAAEAWDERRLVATEVAVLAALAERGQATTAELAKDVPALREQITMARGKPYESKQSVGTRLLRLLASDGHVRRCRPRGGWTSSLYPWALVPALPDVPVREAKAEVARRWLAAYGPATEADLKWWTGWTLTDARKALADIGAEGVTLDEGPGFVVPGDTEPVPDAEPWAALLPGLDPTAMGWRGRDWYLDPEHVPALFDRAGNVGPTVWWCGRVIGGWAQRADGELVWRLLADAGREATTAVEAEAERLRGWLGEVRVTPRFRTPLERELSA is encoded by the coding sequence ATGAGCTCGCCGACGCCGCACCTCGCCCCCGACCAGCGCCGTGCCCGCCTCGCCCGGCGGCACCTGCTCGCCCCGGACCGGCGGGCCGCGACCGTCGAGGAGGTGGCCGACGCCCTGGCCGGGTTGCACGCCACCGATCCCGCGACCGTCTATCTGGCCGCGTGCGCACGGCTCGCGGCGCCCGACGCCGGGGCCGTGGACCGGGCGTTGTACGAGGACGTGTCCCTGGTGAAGCTGCTGAGCATGCGGCGCACCCTGTTCGCGGTGACGGCGGGCTTCGCCCCGTACGTCGGCGCCTCCACCGCCCGCGCCATCGCCGTCAAGGAGCGGACCACGGCGCTCAAGCACCTGCGCGAGGGCGTGGACGACGCGGCGGAGGCCTGGGACGAGCGGCGGCTGGTCGCCACGGAGGTGGCGGTGCTGGCGGCGCTGGCCGAGCGCGGGCAGGCGACGACCGCCGAGCTGGCGAAGGACGTACCGGCGCTGCGCGAGCAGATCACGATGGCGCGCGGCAAGCCGTACGAGTCCAAGCAGAGCGTCGGCACCCGGCTGCTGCGGCTGCTCGCCTCGGACGGCCACGTCCGGCGCTGCCGCCCGCGCGGCGGCTGGACCAGCAGCCTGTACCCCTGGGCGCTCGTCCCGGCGCTGCCCGACGTGCCGGTGCGGGAGGCCAAGGCGGAGGTGGCCCGGCGCTGGCTGGCCGCTTACGGACCGGCGACCGAGGCGGACCTGAAGTGGTGGACCGGCTGGACGCTCACCGACGCCCGCAAGGCGCTGGCCGACATCGGCGCGGAGGGCGTGACCCTCGACGAAGGGCCCGGCTTCGTCGTCCCCGGCGACACCGAGCCGGTCCCGGATGCGGAGCCGTGGGCGGCGCTGCTGCCGGGCCTGGACCCGACGGCCATGGGCTGGCGGGGGCGCGACTGGTATCTGGACCCCGAGCACGTCCCCGCCCTCTTCGACCGCGCCGGGAACGTCGGCCCCACGGTGTGGTGGTGCGGCCGCGTCATCGGCGGCTGGGCGCAGCGCGCGGACGGCGAGTTGGTGTGGCGGCTGCTGGCGGACGCGGGCCGGGAGGCGACGACCGCCGTCGAGGCGGAGGCGGAGCGGCTGCGCGGCTGGCTCGGGGAGGTGCGGGTCACGCCCCGGTTCCGTACGCCGCTGGAGCGGGAGCTGTCCGCATAG
- a CDS encoding M64 family metallopeptidase, whose amino-acid sequence MPTPHRRRIRIPVRAAALAGVVLAAALTATATATDTDASPSSASADRAEPQVEVEYFTGPGGHPRHTEVPAKTPDRLTRSDRALAPAQAAGDGEVSSVVDKGPTADKVDVVFVGDGYTADQQEDFHADVRAKWSEISEVEPYASYKDLFNVWTVDAVSRESGVSGDPGKDVVKDTALKSYFWCDGLERLLCVDTAKVESYAVKAPAADLVIVLSNSAKYGGAGYNDVVSKPGYDGVATASSDHPDSDQVAVHETGHSLGKLADEYFYPEYGTYSGPETADINTSTLSADELRAQQKKWYRWLDQTSPDGGTVGAYEGGGYYPKGLNRPTDNSIMRTLGREFNLPGREAMIAGFYRHASVVSSATPAKTLLGRTTRLTVDVPDTATLRWYVDGKEAVAAKGKVAITPRSLGVPADGREHTVTARATDNTKAVLDPALRKLLRDSRTWKAKG is encoded by the coding sequence GTGCCCACCCCCCACCGCAGACGCATACGCATCCCCGTACGTGCCGCCGCCCTGGCCGGCGTCGTGCTGGCCGCCGCCCTGACGGCCACCGCCACCGCGACCGACACGGACGCGTCCCCCTCCTCCGCCTCGGCCGACCGGGCCGAACCGCAGGTGGAGGTCGAGTACTTCACCGGCCCCGGCGGCCACCCCCGCCACACCGAGGTGCCCGCCAAGACCCCCGACCGACTCACCCGCTCCGACCGCGCGCTGGCCCCCGCCCAGGCCGCCGGTGACGGCGAGGTGTCCTCGGTCGTCGACAAGGGCCCGACCGCCGACAAGGTCGACGTCGTCTTCGTCGGCGACGGCTACACCGCCGACCAGCAGGAGGACTTCCACGCCGACGTCCGCGCCAAGTGGTCGGAGATCTCCGAGGTCGAGCCGTACGCCTCGTACAAGGACCTGTTCAACGTCTGGACCGTGGACGCCGTCTCCCGGGAGTCCGGGGTCTCCGGCGACCCGGGCAAGGACGTCGTCAAGGACACCGCCCTCAAGTCGTACTTCTGGTGCGACGGCCTGGAGCGGCTGCTGTGCGTGGACACCGCCAAGGTGGAGTCGTACGCGGTCAAGGCGCCCGCCGCCGACCTGGTCATCGTGCTGTCGAACTCCGCCAAGTACGGTGGCGCGGGCTACAACGACGTGGTGTCCAAGCCCGGTTACGACGGGGTGGCCACGGCCTCCTCCGACCATCCCGACTCCGACCAGGTCGCGGTCCACGAGACCGGCCACTCGCTCGGCAAGCTCGCCGACGAGTACTTCTACCCGGAGTACGGCACGTACTCGGGCCCGGAGACCGCGGACATCAACACCAGCACGCTCAGCGCCGACGAGCTCAGGGCGCAGCAGAAGAAGTGGTACCGCTGGCTGGACCAGACCTCGCCGGACGGCGGCACGGTCGGCGCGTACGAGGGCGGCGGCTACTACCCCAAGGGCCTCAACCGCCCCACCGACAACTCGATCATGCGGACCCTGGGCAGGGAGTTCAACCTGCCCGGCCGTGAGGCGATGATCGCGGGCTTCTACCGCCACGCGAGCGTGGTCAGCAGTGCCACCCCCGCGAAGACCCTGCTCGGCCGGACCACGCGCCTCACGGTCGACGTCCCGGACACCGCCACGCTGCGGTGGTACGTGGACGGCAAGGAGGCCGTCGCCGCCAAGGGCAAGGTGGCGATCACGCCCAGGTCGCTCGGCGTGCCGGCGGACGGCCGGGAGCACACCGTCACCGCCAGGGCGACGGACAACACGAAGGCGGTGCTGGACCCGGCGCTGCGCAAGCTGCTGAGGGACTCCCGCACCTGGAAGGCCAAGGGCTGA
- a CDS encoding alpha/beta fold hydrolase, with amino-acid sequence MPQAMVPGSHPSTTVRQPGLVLTDHHFDVPLDHKAPDGERIRLYAREVVATDKTGADGRARPELPWLLYLQGGPGFGADRPVGRSGWLDRALDEYRVLLLDQRGTGRSTPADRQTLPLRGTPEQQADYLAHFRADAIVADCELIRRRLTGGAPWTVLGQSFGGFCAVSYLSHAPEGLAAALITGGLPGLDADADAVYRAAYPRMERKTLAHYGRYPGDADAARRIVAHLAEHEEVLPDGSRLTAESFQQLGILLGSGDGSHRLHYLLEDAFTPTPGGPRLSDAFTEQVAGVLSRAGSPLYTLLHESIYAQDGRATAWSAHRVRAEFPAFDPARALDGPDPVLFTGESVHPWMLETHAALRPLRRTAELLAERTGWGPLYDAERLARNNVPVAAAIYHDDLFVDTAHSLRTARAVRGLRTWVTDEFEHDGVRAGGRRVLDRLLSLVRDA; translated from the coding sequence ATGCCGCAGGCGATGGTTCCCGGTTCGCACCCCTCGACCACCGTCCGTCAGCCAGGACTCGTCCTCACCGACCACCATTTCGACGTACCACTCGACCATAAGGCCCCGGACGGCGAGCGGATCAGGCTGTACGCGCGGGAAGTCGTCGCCACGGACAAGACCGGTGCCGACGGACGGGCCCGGCCCGAGCTGCCCTGGCTGCTCTACCTCCAGGGCGGGCCGGGCTTCGGCGCCGACCGGCCCGTCGGCCGCTCGGGCTGGCTGGACCGGGCGCTGGACGAGTACCGCGTCCTGCTGCTGGACCAGCGCGGCACCGGCCGCTCGACCCCGGCCGACCGGCAGACGCTGCCGCTGCGCGGCACCCCCGAGCAGCAGGCGGACTACCTCGCGCACTTCCGCGCCGACGCGATCGTGGCCGACTGCGAGCTGATCCGGCGGCGACTGACCGGCGGCGCGCCGTGGACCGTGCTCGGCCAGAGCTTCGGCGGCTTCTGCGCCGTCAGCTACCTCAGCCACGCCCCGGAGGGGCTCGCGGCCGCGCTGATCACCGGCGGCCTGCCCGGACTCGACGCGGACGCCGACGCCGTCTACCGCGCGGCGTACCCCCGTATGGAACGCAAGACGCTGGCGCATTACGGTCGTTATCCGGGTGATGCGGACGCGGCGCGGCGGATCGTGGCACACCTCGCCGAGCACGAGGAGGTGCTGCCGGACGGGTCGCGACTCACCGCCGAATCGTTTCAGCAGCTCGGTATCCTGCTCGGCTCCGGCGACGGCTCGCACCGGCTGCACTACCTGCTGGAGGACGCCTTCACGCCCACCCCCGGCGGGCCGCGGCTGAGCGACGCCTTCACCGAGCAGGTCGCCGGGGTGCTCTCGCGCGCCGGCAGCCCGCTGTACACCCTGCTCCACGAGTCCATCTACGCCCAGGACGGGCGGGCCACCGCCTGGTCGGCCCACCGCGTCCGCGCCGAGTTCCCGGCGTTCGACCCGGCGCGCGCCCTCGACGGGCCGGACCCGGTGCTGTTCACCGGCGAGAGCGTGCACCCCTGGATGCTGGAGACCCACGCGGCGCTGCGCCCGCTGCGCCGCACCGCCGAACTCCTCGCCGAGCGCACCGGATGGGGGCCTCTGTACGACGCGGAGCGGCTGGCCCGCAACAACGTGCCCGTGGCCGCCGCGATCTACCACGACGACCTGTTCGTGGACACGGCCCACTCGCTGCGCACCGCCCGCGCCGTCCGGGGCCTGCGCACCTGGGTGACGGACGAGTTCGAGCACGACGGGGTGCGCGCCGGGGGCCGCCGGGTCCTGGACCGGCTGCTGAGCCTGGTGCGCGACGCGTGA